A window of Castor canadensis chromosome 10, mCasCan1.hap1v2, whole genome shotgun sequence contains these coding sequences:
- the LOC109702825 gene encoding protocadherin-8 isoform X1 gives MSPARHWGSPCLFPLQLFSLCWVLSVAQSKTVRYSTFEEDAPGTVIGTLAEDLHMKVSGDTSFRLMKQFNNSLLRVREGDGQLTVGDAGLDRERLCGQAPQCVLAFDVVSFSQEQFRLVHVEVEVRDVNDHAPRFPRAQIPVEVSESAAVGTRIPLEVPVDEDVGANGLQSVRLTEPHSPFRVELQTRADGAQCADLVLLQELDRENQAAYSLELVAQDGGRPPRSATAALSVRVLDANDHSPAFPQGAVAEVELAEDAPVGSLLLDLDAADPDEGPNGDVVFAFGARTPPEARRLFRLDPRSGRLTLAGPVDYERQDTYELDVRAQDRGPGPRAATCKVIVRIRDVNDNAPDISITPLAAPGAPAASPFAAAAAAAALGETDATSSAEPGTPEADATSLVPEGAARESLVALVSTSDRDSGANGQVRCALYGHEHFRLQPAYAGSYLVVTAASLDRERIAEYNLTLVAEDRGAPPLRTVRPYTVRVGDENDNAPLFTRPVYEVSVRENNPPGAYLATVAARDPDLGRNGQVTYRLLEAEVGRSGDAVSTYVSVDPATGAIYALRSFDYESLRQLDVRIQASDGGSPQLSSSSLVQVRVLDQNDHAPVLVHPVPANGSLEVAVPGRTARDTAVGRVQARDVDEGANGELAFDLQQQEPREAFVIGRRTGEIVLTGDLSQEPPGRVFRALLVISDGGRPPLTTTATVSFVVTAGGGRGAAAPVSAGSLEHSRPPGSRLEASGPALQWDTPLIVIIVLAGSCTLLLAAIIAIATTCNRRKKEVRKGGALREERPGAAGGGASAPGSPEEAARGAGPRPNMFDVLTFPGSGKAPFGSPAADAPPPAVAAAEVPGSEGGSATGESACHFEGQQRLRGAHAEPYGASPGFRKEPAPPVAVWKGHSFNTISGREGEKFSGKDSGKGDSDFNDSDSDISGDALKKDLINHMQSGLWACTAECKILGHSDRCWSPSCGGPNAHPSPHPPAQMSTFCKSTSLPRDPLRRDNYYQAQLPKTVGLQSVYEKVLHRDYDRTVTLLSPPRPGRLPDLQEIGVPLYQSPPGRYLSPKKECNENV, from the exons ATGAGTCCTGCGAGGCACTGGGGCAGCCCTTGCCTTTTCCCCTTGCAGCTCTTTAGCCTCTGCTGGGTGCTCTCAGTGGCCCAGAGCAAGACAGTCAGATACAGCACCTTCGAGGAAGATGCTCCTGGCACGGTCATCGGGACGCTCGCTGAGGACCTGCATATGAAAGTGTCTGGTGACACAAGCTTCCGCCTGATGAAGCAATTCAACAACTCTCTGCTCCGGGTACGAGAAGGCGACGGACAGTTAACCGTCGGGGACGCAGGCCTGGACCGTGAGCGGCTTTGTGGCCAGGCCCCGCAGTGCGTGCTGGCCTTCGATGTGGTCAGCTTCTCTCAGGAGCAGTTCCGGCTGGTACAcgtggaggtggaggtgagggATGTAAATGACCATGCACCCCGCTTCCCCCGGGCCCAGATCCCCGTGGAGGTCTCAGAGAGCGCGGCTGTAGGCACACGCATCCCCCTGGAAGTGCCGGTGGATGAGGACGTGGGTGCCAACGGGCTGCAGAGTGTGCGCCTGACCGAACCCCACAGCCCCTTTCGAGTGGAACTGCAGACGCGTGCGGACGGTGCCCAGTGCGCCGATCTGGTGCTGCTACAGGAATTGGACCGCGAGAACCAGGCCGCTTACAGCCTGGAGCTGGTAGCCCAGGACGGTGGTCGCCCGCCGCGCTCTGCCACGGCCGCCCTCAGCGTGCGCGTGCTGGATGCCAACGACCACAGCCCGGCCTTTCCTCAGGGCGCCGTGGCCGAAGTAGAACTGGCAGAGGACGCGCCCGTGGGCTCGCTGTTGCTGGACCTGGATGCGGCCGACCCCGACGAGGGTCCCAATGGCGACGTGGTGTTCGCTTTCGGCGCCCGCACCCCGCCTGAAGCCCGCCGCCTCTTCCGGCTAGACCCGCGCTCTGGCCGCCTCACCCTGGCAGGACCCGTGGACTATGAGCGCCAGGACACCTACGAGCTGGACGTGAGGGCGCAAGACCGCGGCCCTGGGCCACGCGCCGCCACCTGCAAGGTCATCGTGCGCATCCGCGACGTCAACGACAATGCTCCCGACATCTCAATCACCCCGCTGGCTGCCCCCGGCGCGCCAGCCGCCTCGCCTTTCGCTGCCGCTGCTGCCGCAGCTGCACTTGGGGAAACGGACGCGACCTCGTCGGCTGAGCCCGGGACGCCCGAGGCAGACGCCACTTCGCTGGTGCCGGAGGGGGCGGCGCGCGAGAGCCTGGTAGCGCTGGTCAGCACCTCGGACAGGGACTCAGGCGCCAACGGACAGGTGCGCTGCGCCCTCTACGGGCACGAGCACTTCCGGCTGCAGCCAGCCTACGCCGGGAGCTACCTGGTGGTGACCGCGGCTTCTCTAGACCGCGAGCGCATCGCCGAGTACAACCTGACGCTGGTGGCCGAAGACCGCGGCGCGCCCCCGCTGCGCACCGTAAGGCCCTACACAGTGCGCGTGGGCGACGAGAATGACAACGCGCCGCTTTTCACACGGCCGGTCTACGAGGTGTCAGTACGTGAGAACAACCCACCTGGCGCCTACCTGGCCACGGTGGCTGCCAGGGACCCGGACCTGGGCCGCAATGGCCAGGTCACCTACCGACTGTTAGAAGCCGAAGTGGGCCGCTCAGGGGACGCCGTGTCTACCTATGTTTCTGTGGACCCGGCTACTGGCGCCATCTACGCATTGCGTAGCTTCGACTATGagtctctgcgccagctggacgTGCGCATCCAAGCCAGCGACGGTGGCTCCCCTCAGCTTTCCAGCAGCTCTCTGGTGCAAGTGCGAGTGCTGGACCAGAACGACCACGCGCCGGTCCTGGTGCACCCTGTGCCGGCCAATGGCTCCCTAGAAGTAGCGGTCCCCGGGCGCACCGCAAGGGACACGGCTGTGGGACGCGTGCAGGCCCGGGATGTGGATGAGGGCGCCAACGGAGAGCTTGCATTCGACCTACAGCAACAGGAGCCGCGCGAAGCCTTCGTCATCGGCCGCCGCACGGGGGAGATCGTGCTCACCGGAGACCTCTCCCAGGAACCTCCGGGCCGCGTGTTCAGGGCGCTGCTGGTCATATCCGACGGCGGCCGTCCCCCTCTCACCACCACCGCCACTGTCAGCTTCGTGGTAACAGCAGGCGGTGGACGTGGGGCGGCTGCTCCTGTCAGTGCGGGGAGCCTGGAGCACTCGCGCCCGCCTGGCTCGAGGCTCGAGGCGTCGGGGCCTGCGCTGCAATGGGACACACCGTTGATCGTCATCATCGTGTTGGCCGGAAGTTGCACGCTGCTGCTGGCCGCTATCATCGCCATCGCCACCACCTGCAACCGCCGCAAGAAGGAGGTGCGCAAAGGGGGGGCCCTCCGGGAAGAGCGGCCCGGGGCGGCGGGCGGCGGAGCCTCGGCTCCCGGCTCCCCGGAGGAGGCCGCCCGGGGAGCTGGGCCCAGGCCCAACATGTTCGACGTGCTCACCTTCCCTGGCAGCGGCAAAGCGCCCTTTGGCAGCCCCGCGGCCGACGCGCCCCCGCCCGCGGTCGCCGCGGCCGAAGTGCCGGGCTCAGAGGGCGGCAGCGCCACTGGGGAAAGCGCCTGTCACTTCGAGGGGCAGCAGCGGCTCCGCGGCGCGCACGCCGAG CCCTACGGTGCCTCCCCTGGCTTCCGAAAGGAGCCGGCGCCCCCTGTGGCGGTCTGGAAGGGACATTCATTCAACACCATCTCTGGCCGAGAAGGGGAGAAGTTCAGCGGCAAAGACAGCGGTAAAGGAGACAGTGATTTCAACGACAGCGATTCCGACATCAGCGGGGACGCTCTGAAAAAGGATCTCATCAACCACATGCAGAGTG GACTATGGGCGTGCACAGCAGAGTGTAAGATCCTGGGCCATTCTGACCGCTGTTGGAGCCCATCCTGTGGTGGGCCCAATGCACATCCCTCGCCTCACCCACCAGCCCAGATGTCAACCTTCTGTAAGAGCACGTCCCTGCCTCGGGATCCTCTGCGCAGAGATAATTACTACCAGGCCCAGCTGCCCAAGACAGTGGGGCTGCAGAGCGTCTATGAGAAAGTGTTGCACAGAGACTATGACAGGACAGTCACTCTACTCTCCCCTCCCCGACCAGGGAGGCTCCCGGATCTGCAGGAGATTGGAGTACCCCTCTACCAGTCCCCCCCTGGAAGATACCTGTCCCCAAAGAAGGAATGTAATGAAAACGTGTAA
- the LOC109702825 gene encoding protocadherin-8 isoform X2: MSPARHWGSPCLFPLQLFSLCWVLSVAQSKTVRYSTFEEDAPGTVIGTLAEDLHMKVSGDTSFRLMKQFNNSLLRVREGDGQLTVGDAGLDRERLCGQAPQCVLAFDVVSFSQEQFRLVHVEVEVRDVNDHAPRFPRAQIPVEVSESAAVGTRIPLEVPVDEDVGANGLQSVRLTEPHSPFRVELQTRADGAQCADLVLLQELDRENQAAYSLELVAQDGGRPPRSATAALSVRVLDANDHSPAFPQGAVAEVELAEDAPVGSLLLDLDAADPDEGPNGDVVFAFGARTPPEARRLFRLDPRSGRLTLAGPVDYERQDTYELDVRAQDRGPGPRAATCKVIVRIRDVNDNAPDISITPLAAPGAPAASPFAAAAAAAALGETDATSSAEPGTPEADATSLVPEGAARESLVALVSTSDRDSGANGQVRCALYGHEHFRLQPAYAGSYLVVTAASLDRERIAEYNLTLVAEDRGAPPLRTVRPYTVRVGDENDNAPLFTRPVYEVSVRENNPPGAYLATVAARDPDLGRNGQVTYRLLEAEVGRSGDAVSTYVSVDPATGAIYALRSFDYESLRQLDVRIQASDGGSPQLSSSSLVQVRVLDQNDHAPVLVHPVPANGSLEVAVPGRTARDTAVGRVQARDVDEGANGELAFDLQQQEPREAFVIGRRTGEIVLTGDLSQEPPGRVFRALLVISDGGRPPLTTTATVSFVVTAGGGRGAAAPVSAGSLEHSRPPGSRLEASGPALQWDTPLIVIIVLAGSCTLLLAAIIAIATTCNRRKKEPYGASPGFRKEPAPPVAVWKGHSFNTISGREGEKFSGKDSGKGDSDFNDSDSDISGDALKKDLINHMQSGLWACTAECKILGHSDRCWSPSCGGPNAHPSPHPPAQMSTFCKSTSLPRDPLRRDNYYQAQLPKTVGLQSVYEKVLHRDYDRTVTLLSPPRPGRLPDLQEIGVPLYQSPPGRYLSPKKECNENV, from the exons ATGAGTCCTGCGAGGCACTGGGGCAGCCCTTGCCTTTTCCCCTTGCAGCTCTTTAGCCTCTGCTGGGTGCTCTCAGTGGCCCAGAGCAAGACAGTCAGATACAGCACCTTCGAGGAAGATGCTCCTGGCACGGTCATCGGGACGCTCGCTGAGGACCTGCATATGAAAGTGTCTGGTGACACAAGCTTCCGCCTGATGAAGCAATTCAACAACTCTCTGCTCCGGGTACGAGAAGGCGACGGACAGTTAACCGTCGGGGACGCAGGCCTGGACCGTGAGCGGCTTTGTGGCCAGGCCCCGCAGTGCGTGCTGGCCTTCGATGTGGTCAGCTTCTCTCAGGAGCAGTTCCGGCTGGTACAcgtggaggtggaggtgagggATGTAAATGACCATGCACCCCGCTTCCCCCGGGCCCAGATCCCCGTGGAGGTCTCAGAGAGCGCGGCTGTAGGCACACGCATCCCCCTGGAAGTGCCGGTGGATGAGGACGTGGGTGCCAACGGGCTGCAGAGTGTGCGCCTGACCGAACCCCACAGCCCCTTTCGAGTGGAACTGCAGACGCGTGCGGACGGTGCCCAGTGCGCCGATCTGGTGCTGCTACAGGAATTGGACCGCGAGAACCAGGCCGCTTACAGCCTGGAGCTGGTAGCCCAGGACGGTGGTCGCCCGCCGCGCTCTGCCACGGCCGCCCTCAGCGTGCGCGTGCTGGATGCCAACGACCACAGCCCGGCCTTTCCTCAGGGCGCCGTGGCCGAAGTAGAACTGGCAGAGGACGCGCCCGTGGGCTCGCTGTTGCTGGACCTGGATGCGGCCGACCCCGACGAGGGTCCCAATGGCGACGTGGTGTTCGCTTTCGGCGCCCGCACCCCGCCTGAAGCCCGCCGCCTCTTCCGGCTAGACCCGCGCTCTGGCCGCCTCACCCTGGCAGGACCCGTGGACTATGAGCGCCAGGACACCTACGAGCTGGACGTGAGGGCGCAAGACCGCGGCCCTGGGCCACGCGCCGCCACCTGCAAGGTCATCGTGCGCATCCGCGACGTCAACGACAATGCTCCCGACATCTCAATCACCCCGCTGGCTGCCCCCGGCGCGCCAGCCGCCTCGCCTTTCGCTGCCGCTGCTGCCGCAGCTGCACTTGGGGAAACGGACGCGACCTCGTCGGCTGAGCCCGGGACGCCCGAGGCAGACGCCACTTCGCTGGTGCCGGAGGGGGCGGCGCGCGAGAGCCTGGTAGCGCTGGTCAGCACCTCGGACAGGGACTCAGGCGCCAACGGACAGGTGCGCTGCGCCCTCTACGGGCACGAGCACTTCCGGCTGCAGCCAGCCTACGCCGGGAGCTACCTGGTGGTGACCGCGGCTTCTCTAGACCGCGAGCGCATCGCCGAGTACAACCTGACGCTGGTGGCCGAAGACCGCGGCGCGCCCCCGCTGCGCACCGTAAGGCCCTACACAGTGCGCGTGGGCGACGAGAATGACAACGCGCCGCTTTTCACACGGCCGGTCTACGAGGTGTCAGTACGTGAGAACAACCCACCTGGCGCCTACCTGGCCACGGTGGCTGCCAGGGACCCGGACCTGGGCCGCAATGGCCAGGTCACCTACCGACTGTTAGAAGCCGAAGTGGGCCGCTCAGGGGACGCCGTGTCTACCTATGTTTCTGTGGACCCGGCTACTGGCGCCATCTACGCATTGCGTAGCTTCGACTATGagtctctgcgccagctggacgTGCGCATCCAAGCCAGCGACGGTGGCTCCCCTCAGCTTTCCAGCAGCTCTCTGGTGCAAGTGCGAGTGCTGGACCAGAACGACCACGCGCCGGTCCTGGTGCACCCTGTGCCGGCCAATGGCTCCCTAGAAGTAGCGGTCCCCGGGCGCACCGCAAGGGACACGGCTGTGGGACGCGTGCAGGCCCGGGATGTGGATGAGGGCGCCAACGGAGAGCTTGCATTCGACCTACAGCAACAGGAGCCGCGCGAAGCCTTCGTCATCGGCCGCCGCACGGGGGAGATCGTGCTCACCGGAGACCTCTCCCAGGAACCTCCGGGCCGCGTGTTCAGGGCGCTGCTGGTCATATCCGACGGCGGCCGTCCCCCTCTCACCACCACCGCCACTGTCAGCTTCGTGGTAACAGCAGGCGGTGGACGTGGGGCGGCTGCTCCTGTCAGTGCGGGGAGCCTGGAGCACTCGCGCCCGCCTGGCTCGAGGCTCGAGGCGTCGGGGCCTGCGCTGCAATGGGACACACCGTTGATCGTCATCATCGTGTTGGCCGGAAGTTGCACGCTGCTGCTGGCCGCTATCATCGCCATCGCCACCACCTGCAACCGCCGCAAGAAGGAG CCCTACGGTGCCTCCCCTGGCTTCCGAAAGGAGCCGGCGCCCCCTGTGGCGGTCTGGAAGGGACATTCATTCAACACCATCTCTGGCCGAGAAGGGGAGAAGTTCAGCGGCAAAGACAGCGGTAAAGGAGACAGTGATTTCAACGACAGCGATTCCGACATCAGCGGGGACGCTCTGAAAAAGGATCTCATCAACCACATGCAGAGTG GACTATGGGCGTGCACAGCAGAGTGTAAGATCCTGGGCCATTCTGACCGCTGTTGGAGCCCATCCTGTGGTGGGCCCAATGCACATCCCTCGCCTCACCCACCAGCCCAGATGTCAACCTTCTGTAAGAGCACGTCCCTGCCTCGGGATCCTCTGCGCAGAGATAATTACTACCAGGCCCAGCTGCCCAAGACAGTGGGGCTGCAGAGCGTCTATGAGAAAGTGTTGCACAGAGACTATGACAGGACAGTCACTCTACTCTCCCCTCCCCGACCAGGGAGGCTCCCGGATCTGCAGGAGATTGGAGTACCCCTCTACCAGTCCCCCCCTGGAAGATACCTGTCCCCAAAGAAGGAATGTAATGAAAACGTGTAA